A single window of Helicobacter pylori DNA harbors:
- a CDS encoding osmoprotection protein has product MPSMGVFKQLIKELYEWLLHSIDVATQHLVAMVVKCPTAKDDWAS; this is encoded by the coding sequence ATGCCAAGCATGGGCGTTTTTAAACAATTGATCAAAGAATTGTATGAATGGTTGCTCCATTCTATAGATGTGGCTACGCAGCATTTAGTTGCTATGGTGGTGAAGTGCCCAACCGCTAAAGACGATTGGGCTTCCTAG
- a CDS encoding Hpy99I family type II restriction endonuclease (The prototype restriction enzyme for this family is found in Helicobacter pylori and recognizes the site CGWCG.) translates to MLKNDDFVIAKNQLGNIVPNSVGVIRAINGKTAIVLFIGLNELKRVDFSELEVIDIYRTGKGYDKKICNICHILKNIDGFEVNQTDAKGRKTTRPSCRECRKNIDGVKLSSTEKKKMDEIAPPKGSVFTCPICEKRSIVGVTANLVRDHNHDTGWGREWICDSCNTGLGRFKDNPKFLEKVIEYLKKYEK, encoded by the coding sequence ATGCTAAAAAATGATGATTTTGTAATCGCAAAAAATCAATTAGGTAATATTGTACCAAATTCTGTGGGTGTCATTAGAGCTATCAATGGAAAAACTGCAATAGTGCTATTTATCGGACTTAATGAGTTAAAAAGGGTTGATTTTAGTGAGCTAGAAGTGATAGATATTTATAGGACAGGTAAGGGCTATGATAAAAAGATATGTAATATTTGCCATATTTTAAAAAACATAGATGGCTTTGAAGTCAACCAAACAGATGCCAAAGGTAGAAAAACTACTCGTCCAAGTTGCAGAGAATGCCGAAAAAATATTGATGGTGTGAAATTATCTTCCACAGAGAAAAAGAAAATGGATGAAATTGCACCACCTAAAGGAAGTGTTTTTACCTGTCCTATTTGTGAAAAGCGAAGTATAGTTGGCGTTACAGCAAATCTAGTACGCGATCACAATCACGACACAGGTTGGGGCAGAGAGTGGATTTGCGATAGCTGTAACACAGGACTTGGCAGATTTAAAGATAATCCAAAATTTTTAGAGAAAGTCATAGAATATTTGAAAAAATATGAGAAGTAA
- a CDS encoding DNA-methyltransferase codes for MTAKIKPNIQSLLNNFYVDNCVNFMQHKLQNESIDMILTSPPYDNLRNYQGYTFAFENIANEIFRVIKRGGVVVWIVGDKIKNGNKSLTSFRQALYFQQIGFNMHDVMIYAKKNTPFMRSNAYTNAYEYMFVLSKGKPKTFNPLKEPTARNGMEMLVTNKGADAKNNKILKELKKEKTKNNIWHYAVGLGGSTNDKIAFNHPAIFPEQLALDHILSWSNERDIVFDPMCGSGTTCKMAFLHNRNFIGVDISKEYIQIAQKRLQQYQQGLFVC; via the coding sequence ATGACCGCTAAAATCAAACCAAACATACAATCATTGCTAAATAATTTTTATGTAGATAATTGTGTGAATTTTATGCAACACAAATTACAAAATGAAAGCATTGATATGATTCTCACTTCGCCACCTTATGATAATTTGAGAAATTATCAAGGCTATACTTTTGCGTTTGAGAACATTGCTAATGAGATTTTTAGGGTTATCAAAAGAGGTGGTGTTGTTGTTTGGATTGTGGGTGATAAAATAAAAAACGGTAACAAAAGCCTTACTAGTTTTAGACAAGCATTGTATTTTCAGCAAATAGGATTTAATATGCACGATGTGATGATTTATGCAAAGAAAAATACGCCCTTTATGCGCTCAAATGCTTACACAAATGCGTATGAATATATGTTTGTCTTATCCAAAGGAAAGCCAAAAACTTTCAATCCATTAAAAGAACCCACTGCAAGAAATGGAATGGAAATGCTTGTCACTAATAAAGGTGCAGATGCAAAAAACAATAAGATCCTAAAAGAACTCAAAAAAGAAAAAACAAAAAACAACATTTGGCATTATGCAGTCGGACTAGGCGGTAGCACAAATGACAAAATCGCCTTTAATCACCCAGCTATATTTCCAGAGCAGTTAGCACTTGATCATATTTTATCTTGGAGCAATGAGAGAGATATAGTCTTTGATCCTATGTGTGGCTCGGGTACGACTTGCAAAATGGCGTTTTTGCACAATAGAAATTTCATAGGCGTAGATATAAGCAAAGAATACATACAAATAGCCCAAAAAAGATTACAACAATATCAACAAGGCTTATTCGTATGCTAA